Proteins co-encoded in one Streptomyces sp. JH34 genomic window:
- a CDS encoding SGNH/GDSL hydrolase family protein: MEMNASYTSLVAVGDSFTEGMSDLLPDGSYRGWADVLAGRLAARTPGFRYANLAVRGKLIGQIVDEQVAVAASLRPDVITLVGGLNDTLRPKCDMGMVRGRLEEAVEVLAPSCKTLVLMRSPGRNGPVMERFRPRMEELFSLVGDLAERHGAVVADLYGAPSLGDPRMWDVDRLHLTAEGHRRVAEAVWQALGLPAESDWRTPMPASVPVRWAQRRIDDVRFARQHLMPWIGRRLTGRSSGDGRAGAQFDAGLGKAFWITPEDGTVPGPVAGWRRFDA, from the coding sequence ATGGAAATGAATGCCTCCTACACCAGTCTTGTCGCGGTCGGCGACTCGTTCACCGAGGGCATGTCGGACCTGCTGCCCGATGGCTCCTACCGCGGCTGGGCCGACGTCCTCGCCGGCCGCCTCGCGGCCCGCACCCCGGGATTCCGGTACGCCAATCTCGCCGTCCGGGGCAAGCTCATCGGTCAGATCGTGGACGAGCAGGTCGCGGTCGCCGCGTCGCTGCGGCCCGACGTGATCACACTCGTCGGCGGGCTCAACGACACACTGCGGCCGAAGTGCGACATGGGCATGGTCCGCGGTCGGCTGGAGGAGGCGGTGGAGGTCCTCGCGCCGTCGTGCAAGACCTTGGTGCTGATGCGAAGCCCCGGCCGGAACGGGCCGGTGATGGAGCGCTTCCGCCCGCGCATGGAGGAGCTGTTCTCGCTGGTCGGTGACCTGGCCGAACGCCATGGCGCCGTGGTGGCGGATCTGTACGGCGCACCGTCGCTCGGTGATCCACGCATGTGGGACGTCGACCGGCTCCACCTCACGGCCGAGGGCCATCGCAGGGTCGCCGAGGCGGTCTGGCAGGCTCTGGGCCTGCCGGCGGAGAGCGACTGGCGGACCCCGATGCCCGCGTCCGTGCCCGTCCGGTGGGCACAGCGCAGGATCGATGACGTCCGGTTCGCCCGGCAGCATCTGATGCCCTGGATCGGGCGGCGCCTGACCGGGCGCTCGTCCGGCGACGGCCGGGCCGGCGCGCAGTTCGACGCGGGACTCGGGAAGGCGTTCTGGATCACCCCCGAGGACGGGACCGTCCCCGGTCCGGTGGCGGGCTGGCGCCGCTTCGACGCCTGA
- a CDS encoding class I SAM-dependent methyltransferase yields MRRRSTSVPRDAVHHPVFARFYARLSVTADLKGGLASRRGELLAGLSGRVIEIGAGNGLNFAHYPGAVSEVVAIEPERGLRRLAAGAARHAEVPVDVVPGTAEALPVKSEAFDAAVASLVLCSVRDLPRALAEIKRVLRPGGELRFFEHTVAPGGALAKTQRAVDRTVWPLLFGGCHTARDTVAAIEAAGFELGTYRRFRIPEKGVRLPSSPCVIGVARRSAVVDRSAGAV; encoded by the coding sequence ATGCGACGGCGCAGCACATCCGTCCCCCGGGACGCGGTGCACCACCCGGTATTCGCCCGTTTCTACGCCCGGCTGAGCGTGACCGCCGACCTCAAGGGAGGGCTGGCGAGCCGTCGCGGTGAACTCCTCGCCGGGCTTTCCGGCCGTGTCATCGAGATCGGCGCGGGAAACGGCCTCAATTTCGCGCATTACCCGGGGGCCGTCTCCGAAGTCGTGGCGATCGAACCCGAGCGCGGTCTGCGACGGCTGGCGGCCGGTGCGGCGCGGCACGCGGAGGTTCCGGTCGACGTGGTGCCCGGGACGGCCGAGGCGCTGCCGGTCAAGAGCGAGGCGTTCGACGCGGCGGTGGCCTCGTTGGTCCTGTGCTCCGTGCGGGACCTGCCGCGGGCGCTGGCGGAGATCAAGCGTGTGCTGAGGCCGGGCGGTGAGCTTCGCTTCTTCGAGCACACCGTGGCACCCGGAGGGGCGCTGGCGAAGACGCAACGCGCCGTGGACCGCACGGTCTGGCCGCTGCTCTTCGGGGGCTGCCACACGGCACGGGACACGGTCGCGGCCATCGAGGCGGCCGGCTTCGAGCTGGGGACGTACCGACGGTTCCGTATCCCGGAGAAGGGCGTGCGGCTGCCGAGTTCCCCGTGCGTGATCGGCGTGGCCCGCCGGTCCGCCGTGGTGGACCGCTCGGCCGGGGCGGTCTGA
- a CDS encoding MBL fold metallo-hydrolase — translation MDIPVPEHAAPGHSGPRASLLTFLGGVGTVTGSRFLVESDHGRILVDCGLFQGQSDLRRRNWHRLPCDAADIHAVVLTHAHLDHCGYLPRLVRHGFRGPVLATEYTLGLAEIVLRDSARLQIEMSRHANEHGWSKHRPAKPLYDMTDVERTLRYFDPVMPESDVEIETGTVLRLHGAGHILGSTWAHLTLDDGHTLATSGDLGRPGHPLLRPAHPFSGADVLLMESTYGNRRHEDDAGKARFADALSRTLARGGTLLIPAFALDRTEVVLHELASLRASGVLGADVPVFVDSPMALAALDVYRDALTAGAPEIRGTIADRGQEAISPEPFLAARTVQESIAINDVDGPAVIVSSAGMATGGRVLHHLRRLLPHPRNTVAIVGFAAEGTRARDLVDGARAVKMFGEYIPVRAEILDAPHFSAHADAGQIIHWLSEAPAAPHTTYLVHGEADAAAELRDRIDRELGWNAVVPRPGEAVLVR, via the coding sequence ATGGACATCCCCGTTCCGGAGCACGCCGCGCCGGGACACTCCGGTCCACGAGCGTCGTTGCTCACCTTCCTCGGGGGCGTCGGAACCGTGACCGGCAGCCGCTTCCTGGTGGAGAGTGATCACGGACGGATACTCGTGGACTGCGGACTCTTCCAGGGCCAGTCCGATCTGAGACGCAGGAACTGGCACCGCCTGCCGTGCGACGCCGCGGACATCCACGCCGTGGTCCTCACGCACGCACATCTCGATCACTGCGGCTATCTGCCGCGACTCGTCCGCCACGGCTTCCGAGGCCCGGTGCTCGCCACCGAGTACACCCTCGGACTCGCGGAGATCGTACTCCGCGACAGCGCGCGTCTTCAGATCGAGATGTCCCGGCACGCCAACGAACACGGCTGGTCGAAGCACCGTCCGGCCAAACCCCTGTACGACATGACGGACGTCGAGCGCACCCTCCGGTATTTCGACCCCGTCATGCCGGAGTCCGATGTCGAGATCGAGACCGGCACCGTTCTCCGTCTCCACGGCGCCGGCCACATCCTGGGTTCCACCTGGGCCCATCTGACACTCGACGACGGGCACACCCTGGCCACGAGCGGTGATCTGGGCCGTCCGGGTCATCCCCTGCTCCGCCCGGCCCACCCGTTCTCCGGCGCCGACGTGCTCCTGATGGAGTCGACCTACGGCAACAGACGCCACGAGGACGATGCAGGGAAGGCCCGGTTCGCTGACGCTCTGTCACGAACACTCGCACGCGGCGGAACGCTGCTCATCCCCGCCTTCGCGCTGGACCGGACGGAAGTGGTACTGCATGAACTCGCGTCCCTCCGCGCCAGCGGCGTACTCGGCGCCGACGTGCCGGTGTTCGTGGACAGCCCGATGGCACTGGCCGCACTCGACGTCTACCGTGACGCGCTCACGGCCGGAGCTCCGGAGATCCGTGGAACGATCGCCGACCGAGGCCAGGAAGCGATCAGCCCGGAACCCTTCCTGGCCGCTCGCACGGTGCAGGAGTCCATCGCCATCAACGATGTCGACGGGCCCGCGGTGATCGTCTCGTCGGCGGGTATGGCCACCGGCGGACGAGTGCTGCACCATCTGCGCCGCCTGCTGCCTCATCCACGCAACACCGTCGCGATCGTGGGATTCGCCGCCGAGGGAACGCGGGCTCGCGATCTCGTCGACGGTGCCCGGGCCGTCAAGATGTTCGGCGAGTACATACCCGTCCGTGCCGAGATCCTCGACGCACCGCACTTCTCGGCCCACGCGGACGCCGGCCAGATCATCCACTGGCTCTCGGAGGCGCCGGCTGCTCCGCACACCACCTATCTGGTGCACGGAGAGGCGGACGCCGCCGCGGAACTGCGGGACCGGATCGACCGTGAACTGGGCTGGAACGCCGTGGTCCCCCGGCCGGGGGAGGCCGTCCTGGTGCGTTGA
- a CDS encoding hemolysin family protein has protein sequence MTEVLLLLVALLLSLVCGVFVAAEFSLTTVERGELEESAERGDRGASGALKAVRSLTYQLSGAQLGITVTNLVVGMLSEPSISKLIQGPVEATGLSPGVSSSLALVIGTALSTVVLMVVGELVPKNWAISSPLAVARAVATPQRAFTAVFRPFISHLNNTANRIVRRFGLEPAEELASARSPQELVALARHSAKEGALEADTAELFVRTLNLSELTAENVMTPRVQVTALEVQATAEDVANATRATGLSRFPVYRGSLDTVVGVAHIKDVLAVPAEQRPRKRVSDMLREPLLVPETLTVDRLLDRLSGKLAMAVVIDEYGGTAGVVTLEDIVEEVVGEVRDEHDPHETPDLAAAGEDADGRTLWSADGAARTDQLRTIGLRVPDGPYETLAGLIATEVGRIPVVGDTVELTGWRIDVVDASGHRAARALLHAPLPGDDEPAEDVR, from the coding sequence ATGACCGAAGTGCTCCTGCTCCTCGTGGCGCTGCTGCTCTCCCTCGTCTGCGGAGTCTTCGTGGCGGCCGAGTTCTCTCTCACCACGGTGGAGCGCGGCGAGCTCGAGGAGTCCGCCGAGCGTGGTGACCGCGGCGCGTCGGGAGCCCTCAAGGCCGTACGCAGCCTCACCTACCAGCTCTCCGGCGCGCAGCTCGGCATCACCGTCACCAACCTGGTCGTGGGCATGCTCTCCGAGCCGTCCATCTCCAAGCTCATCCAGGGGCCGGTGGAGGCGACCGGGCTGTCGCCCGGTGTGTCCTCCTCGCTGGCTCTCGTCATCGGTACCGCGCTGTCCACGGTGGTCCTGATGGTGGTCGGTGAGCTCGTCCCGAAGAACTGGGCGATCTCCTCCCCGCTGGCCGTGGCCCGGGCGGTCGCCACCCCGCAGCGCGCGTTCACGGCGGTCTTCCGGCCCTTCATCAGTCACCTCAACAACACCGCCAACCGGATCGTGCGGCGCTTCGGCCTGGAGCCGGCGGAGGAGCTGGCCTCGGCACGCAGCCCGCAGGAGCTGGTGGCCCTGGCGCGCCACTCCGCGAAGGAGGGCGCGCTCGAGGCGGACACCGCCGAGCTCTTCGTACGCACCCTCAACCTGTCCGAACTGACAGCGGAGAACGTGATGACCCCCCGCGTCCAGGTCACCGCCCTCGAGGTGCAGGCGACCGCCGAGGACGTCGCGAACGCCACACGGGCGACCGGGCTCTCCCGGTTCCCCGTGTACCGGGGCAGCCTGGACACGGTCGTGGGCGTCGCGCACATCAAGGACGTACTGGCCGTTCCCGCGGAGCAGCGGCCCCGCAAGCGGGTGTCGGACATGCTCCGCGAACCGCTGCTCGTGCCGGAGACCCTCACCGTGGACCGTCTGCTGGACCGCCTCTCCGGAAAGCTGGCCATGGCCGTCGTCATCGACGAGTACGGCGGCACGGCGGGCGTCGTGACGCTGGAGGACATCGTGGAGGAAGTCGTCGGCGAGGTACGGGACGAGCACGACCCGCACGAGACCCCCGACCTGGCGGCCGCGGGCGAGGACGCGGACGGACGCACCCTGTGGTCCGCCGACGGGGCGGCCCGCACCGACCAGCTCCGCACCATCGGGCTGCGGGTGCCGGACGGCCCGTACGAGACACTGGCCGGACTGATCGCCACGGAGGTCGGCCGCATTCCGGTGGTCGGCGACACCGTCGAGCTCACGGGCTGGCGGATCGACGTGGTGGACGCCTCGGGGCACCGCGCCGCGCGTGCCCTCCTGCACGCGCCCCTGCCCGGTGACGACGAGCCGGCGGAGGACGTACGATGA
- a CDS encoding hemolysin family protein: MTAVQLFIGLLTLVVNAFFVGAEFALISVRRSQIEPAAEAGDRRARSVIWGLEHVSALLAAAQLGITLCTLVLGIVAEPAIAHLLEPVFDAVGVPHGLVHPISFVIALTVATYLHMLLGEMVPKNIALAEPARTALLLGPPLVTLARALKPVIFAINAFANTLLKLLRVETKDEVSATFSDDELARLVKDAEDSGLVDDRSADRLRHALELGRRPVRDVLLPVDRVLYTRVGTTPEELERLSHESGFSRFPVMDSEQRIIGYLHVKDALDATPRDVPFPVTALRPIARVRAATPLDDVLTALRRSRTHLAAVLDEDGRLAGMITMEDVLRELVGRHQAR, encoded by the coding sequence ATGACCGCCGTCCAGCTCTTCATCGGCCTTCTGACCCTGGTGGTCAACGCCTTCTTCGTCGGCGCGGAGTTCGCGCTGATCTCCGTGCGCCGCAGCCAGATCGAGCCGGCGGCCGAAGCCGGGGACCGGCGGGCCCGCAGCGTCATCTGGGGACTCGAGCACGTGTCGGCGCTCCTCGCGGCGGCGCAGCTCGGCATCACCCTCTGCACCCTGGTGCTGGGCATCGTCGCCGAACCCGCCATCGCCCATCTGCTGGAGCCCGTCTTCGACGCGGTGGGGGTGCCGCACGGGCTCGTGCACCCGATCTCGTTCGTGATCGCGCTGACCGTGGCGACGTATCTGCACATGCTGCTCGGCGAGATGGTGCCGAAGAACATCGCACTCGCCGAGCCCGCGCGCACCGCCCTGTTGCTCGGGCCGCCCCTGGTGACCCTCGCCAGGGCGCTGAAGCCGGTGATCTTCGCGATCAACGCCTTCGCGAACACCCTGCTGAAGCTGTTGCGGGTGGAGACCAAGGACGAGGTGTCCGCCACCTTCTCCGACGACGAACTGGCGCGCCTCGTCAAGGACGCCGAGGACTCCGGTCTGGTCGACGACCGCTCGGCGGACCGTCTGCGCCATGCCCTGGAGCTGGGGCGGCGTCCGGTCCGGGACGTGCTCCTTCCGGTCGACCGGGTGCTGTACACCAGGGTCGGCACGACCCCTGAGGAGTTGGAGCGGCTCTCGCACGAGTCCGGCTTCTCGCGCTTCCCGGTGATGGACAGCGAGCAGCGCATCATCGGGTACCTGCACGTGAAGGACGCCCTGGACGCCACGCCGCGCGACGTGCCGTTCCCGGTGACGGCGCTGCGGCCGATCGCCCGGGTGCGTGCGGCGACACCGCTGGACGACGTACTGACCGCGCTGCGGCGCAGCCGGACGCATCTGGCGGCCGTACTCGACGAGGACGGCAGGCTGGCGGGCATGATCACGATGGAGGACGTGCTGCGCGAGCTGGTGGGCAGGCACCAGGCCCGCTGA
- a CDS encoding fic family toxin-antitoxin system, toxin component: MNLRIDLSWLLMVAEHKTPGDPQVVDWGALVAAVSRHEAEIFGSPVYSDPHSRAAALLQLLLHVPALEHSNAMFASAVAYGYLVASGLKVITSPEQVRDLARLVKEGKADVRAIADELRRWSL, translated from the coding sequence TTGAACCTGCGGATCGACCTCTCCTGGCTGCTCATGGTCGCCGAGCACAAGACGCCCGGTGACCCACAGGTCGTCGACTGGGGCGCGCTCGTCGCAGCCGTCAGCCGGCACGAGGCGGAGATCTTCGGCAGCCCCGTCTACAGCGATCCGCACTCCCGGGCGGCCGCCCTGCTGCAGCTGCTCCTCCACGTGCCCGCGCTCGAGCACTCCAACGCGATGTTCGCCTCCGCCGTCGCCTACGGCTATCTCGTCGCGTCCGGCCTGAAGGTCATCACCTCTCCCGAGCAGGTCCGCGATCTGGCCCGGCTGGTGAAGGAGGGCAAGGCCGATGTCCGGGCCATCGCCGACGAGCTGCGCCGCTGGAGCCTGTGA